The following are from one region of the Syngnathus acus chromosome 19, fSynAcu1.2, whole genome shotgun sequence genome:
- the fbrs gene encoding autism susceptibility gene 2 protein homolog isoform X1, protein MEGPSRSTASRQSRRSRSQRDRERRRRTVNLPEERATSLSSGSDREDRGATKVLGPGEKEGRPGFGRHRPPRRRKRESVSCEEDIIDGFAIASFVSLEALEMDCSMKPGQHNDMLGRRNKGKRGPEENGGGPLSEPEEGVPHSYSSSCWNKCRNKRRKLEGHPLETGYICDTESDAGDKASDHDMDPVFTVSTRKVVEPPPSTVDKSCSGMPARSGVPRLMVTPRVSGLERSQEKSLDSHYPEAVSSSTSSASFSRLPSRSPASAAGPVPRPGSVNVNGGRHHNGSPPLSKPKPFLTLPGRSHTLYNRSNTPVKPPSVASSSSSMRPPTPSTSVSMSYIRGAGSSGPHRPPSRANSGALFTSSPGLPPPPPLLQGPSHSSAADQEMLRQNLNSHFLNAQEREGRRSAPGAEGSNAAAGRSTPGGASASSSTPGSTGRTSQNQPSVQPLAYQFHQHNHQHQHTHTHQHFTPFLHPTATAPPLFDKYPGKMDGLYRHPFFPQYPPPPSVPNIQPVIPPTGPFSSLQGAFQPKRCLTARFVQQPLVPQGTGPDLSARLGVVPHHMQPKDHRLTDPFGTSLKISNKPGKWCAMHVYVAWMILSHQKKVKLMQADPHKLDFRSDLLARLPGAGGLGPMGPMGGPLPPSHDLTRPPGLFSATGAVNPSSAPFIAPSAPHSSFLAPPAHLDPYGRSPPFTPLGALGSSAFGGLGSPTLAGSMFGPKDSPANVVGSLSNASNHHDAWNRLHGTPAGFPAGPSWAKGSDKRDERDRAKDAERRDIPHIKDEKDRDNTLYGRPPVRMSPVAPSFKPRSSTPVSHINGHSSSLGPGGGPAEDTTRSLNRDRERERDRDGEKRPLPTVSSRGLPHGSSTLVADRDRPRSSSSSVLNTPPPASRSAQSPLDLYPRQLGPAVHVHHNEHPQRDGPHPTSSAASASVTSLSQAKKSDRTMTPVSKPPLVLAPVKVKEERKEEPEHIPISLPAPLPNNAFDRPNSHPHNHSSGTPSSSLSLTPTPGVPLPPPTPNPPSHLTLLDRSRALEAYLGSAAGSGLVMGPGGDRFAHGPPQGPPQGPHSFTWDPWRELAAQQHQQHRREAMALRSDPHLSLRSDPHLARLLQHQRFLEAERAAAVAHHPSTSAASSHAVRQELALMAHHFDRPHQLGPPGGGLMDEEQRAQILREDFERARFFGMHPHLPPGSHLSSPSHAATAAHLEQLHPGLLSHHLPPGAAAAAASQHHASLYSRLGPLNAHHVPNGILAKTPAGLVGALSMGAPPPLIPSIASRSSTPPRGSRLMGPGELTLFGAHKDGESR, encoded by the exons ATGGAGGGTCCGAGCCGAAGCACTGCATCTAGGCAGAGCCGCCGCTCCCGTTCCCAGCGCGACAGGGAGCGGCGGCGGAGGACAGTCAACCTGCCTGAGGAACGGGCCACGTCCCTGTCGTCGGGCTCTGATCGGGAGGATCGCGGGGCCACTAAGGTCCTCGGACCGGGGGAGAAAGAGGGCCGGCCAGGTTTTGGTCGACACAGACCCCCGCGTCGGAGAAAGAGGGAGTCGGTGTCGTGTGAGGAAGACATCATCGATGGCTTCGCTATTGCCAGCTTTGTGAGCTTGGAGGCGTTGgag ATGGACTGCTCTATGAAGCCAGGCCAGCACAACGACATGCTGGGAAGGAGGAACAAGGGCAAGAGGGGTCCGGAGGAGAATGGCGGGGGGCCGCTGTCCGAGCCGGAGGAAGGCGTTCCGCACAGCTACTCCAGCAGCTGTTGGAACAAGTGTAGGAACAAGAGGAGGAAGCTCGAG GGACACCCGTTGGAGACTGGCTATATT TGTGACACGGAGAGCGATGCTGGAGACAAG GCCTCGGACCATGACATGGATCCAGTGTTCACCGTCAGCACCCGAAAAG ttgTTGAGCCTCCGCCCTCAACTGTGGACAAAAGCTGCTCGGGCATGCCGGCGCGGAGTGGCGTCCCACGCTTGATGGTGACGCCCAGAGTTTCCGGCCTGGAGCGGAGTCAGGAGAAAAGCCTTGATTCGCATTACCCGGAGGCCGTTTCGTCTTCTACCTCTTCCGCCTCCTTCTCCCGCCTGCCCTCCCGCTCCCCGGCCTCGGCGGCAGGGCCGGTTCCCAGGCCCGGCTCTGTCAACGTTAACGGCGGGCGGCACCACAACGGCAGCCCTCCGCTGTCCAAACCGAAGCCCTTCCTCACCTTGCCGGGACGCTCTCACACCCTTTACAACAg GAGCAACACTCCAGTCAAACCTCCGTCTGTTgcatcatcttcatcttccaTGCGCCCTCCAACTCCCTCCACCAGTGTCTCCATGTCCTACATCCGGGGCGCAGGGTCCTCGGGGCCCCACCGACCCCCATCGCGAGCCAACTCGGGGGCTTTGTTTACTTCCTCACCAGGCCTGCCTCCCCCTCCGCCTCTACTACAGGGCCCCTCCCACTCTTCAGCAGCAG ACCAGGAAATGCTGCGGCAGAATTTAAACTCTCACTTCCTGAACGCACAAGAGCGCGAGGGCCGACGCAGCGCTCCCGGGGCCGAAGGTAGTAACGCCGCCGCGGGTCGCTCCACTCCCGGCGGGGCGTCGGCGTCCAGTTCCACGCCTGGATCCACGGGTCGGACGTCGCAGAACCAGCCCAGCGTCCAACCGCTGGCTTACCAGTTCCATCAGCACAACCACCAGCACCAGCATACGCACACGCACCAACATTTCACGCCTTTCCTGCACCCCACGGCCACCGCACCGCCCCTG TTTGATAAGTATCCTGGCAAAATGGATGGGCTGTACCGGCATCCT TTCTTCCCGCAATACCCGCCGCCGCCCTCAGTGCCCAACATCCAGCCTGTGATTCCTCCCACCGGGCCTTTTAGCTCCCTGCAAGGAGCATTTCAGCCAAAG CGGTGCCTGACGGCTCGTTTTGTGCAACAGCCTCTTGTCCCTCAGGGAACCGGTCCGGATCTTAGCGCTCGCCTCGGGGTCGTGCCGCACCACATGCAGCCCAAAGATCACCGG CTAACTGATCCATTCGGGACATCGTTGAAAATCAGTAAT AAACCTGGAAAATGGTGTGCTATGCATGTATATGTGGCCTGGATGATCCTGAGCCATCAGAAGAAAGTAAAG cTGATGCAGGCTGATCCTCACAAGTTGGACTTCCGCAGTGACCTGCTGGCTCGTCTTCCTGGAGCCGGTGGACTCGGCCCAATGGGCCCCATGGGAGGACCCCTGCCTCCAAGTCACGACTTGACCAGACCTCCCGGTCTCTTCTCAGCGACAG GTGCAGTCAATCCGTCCTCGGCACCTTTCATCGCCCCATCAGCGCCGCACTCGTCTTTCCTCGCCCCACCTGCACATTTGG ACCCGTATGGCCGATCTCCACCCTTTACCCCGCTGGGAGCCCTCGGTTCCAGTGCCTTTGGAGGACTGGGAAGCCCAACACTTG CAGGCTCCATGTTCGGTCCTAAGGACTCACCTGCCAACGTGGTGGGAAGCTTATCCAACGCTTCCAACCACCACGATGCATGGAACCGACTCCACGGCACGCCGGCAGGCTTCCCGGCGGGCCCCAGCTGGGCCAAAGGAAGCGACAAGCGAGACGAGAGGGACCGCGCCAAGGACGCCGAGCGGAGAGACATACCACACATCAAAGATGAAAAGGACAG AGACAACACGCTGTATGGCCGTCCACCTGTCAGGATGTCTCCTGTGGCGCCGTCCTTTAAGCCCCGCAGTAGCACCCCGGTCTCCCACATCAACGGCCACAGCAGCTCCCTGGGCCCAGGAGGCGGGCCTGCTGAGGACACGACTCGCAGTCTCAACAGAGACCGAGAACGCGAGCGGGACAGAGACGGGGAAAAGAGGCCGCTGCCGACAGTGTCTTCACGAGGGCTTCCCCATGGCTCTTCCACTTTAGTagcagacagagacagaccgcgctcttcctcctcctccgtgcTCAACACTCCCCCGCCTGCCAGCCGCTCTGCCCAATCACCACTGGACCTTTACCCCCGCCAGCTCGGCCCGGCAGTACACGTCCATCACAATGAACACCCCCAAAGAGACGGCCCCCATCCCACTTCCTCGGCGGCTTCTGCCTCCGTCACTTCTTTATCTCAGGCCAAGAAGTCTGATCGGACCATGACGCCCGTCTCCAAGCCGCCCCTGGTCCTGGCGCCGGTTAAAGTGAAGGAGGAGCGCAAAGAGGAGCCGGAGCACATCCCCATCTCCCTGCCTGCCCCGCTACCCAACAACGCTTTTGACCGCCCCAACAGCCACCCACACAACCACAGTTCTGGTACGCCCTCATCTTCTCTTTCACTGACTCCCACTCCGGGTGTTCCCCTCCCTCCGCCCACTCCCAACCCGCCTTCCCATCTTACCTTGTTGGATCGCTCCCGGGCCCTTGAAGCCTATTTGGGTAGCGCGGCAGGGTCCGGTTTGGTAATGGGCCCGGGTGGGGATCGTTTCGCCCATGGGCCACCTCAGGGACCACCGCAAGGTCCCCACAGCTTCACCTGGGATCCCTGGAGAGAGCTTGCAGCCCAGCAGCATCAGCAACATCGAAGGGAGGCAATGGCACTTCGTTCCGACCCGCACCTCAGCCTGCGTTCGGATCCCCACCTGGCGCGGCTCCTCCAGCACCAGCGCTTCCTGGAAGCGGAAAGGGCTGCGGCTGTTGCTCACCACCCTTCTACGTCCGCTGCCTCCAGCCATGCGGTCCGCCAGGAGCTCGCCCTCATGGCCCACCACTTCGACCGGCCTCACCAACTAGGACCGCCGGGAGGGGGCCTGATGGACGAGGAGCAGCGTGCACAAATCCTGCGGGAAGACTTTGAGCGGGCGCGCTTCTTCGGCATGCACCCCCATCTTCCGCCAGGCTCTCACCTCTCCAGCCCCTCTCATGCTGCTACCGCTGCTCACCTGGAGCAGCTGCACCCTGGCCTTCTGTCCCACCACCTGCCTCCAGGGGCCGCCGCAGCCGCCGCCTCCCAACATCACGCGTCTCTATACTCGCGTCTGGGCCCACTTAACGCACACCACGTGCCCAACGGCATTCTGGCAAAAACGCCCGCGGGTTTGGTGGGGGCTCTGTCAATGGGGGCGCCGCCGCCTCTTATTCCGTCCATTGCCAGCCGGTCGTCCACGCCGCCCCGTGGTTCCAGACTGATGGGCCCCGGCGAGCTGACGCTGTTCGGCGCCCACAAAGACGGAGAGTCCAGATAG
- the fbrs gene encoding autism susceptibility gene 2 protein homolog isoform X5, with amino-acid sequence MEGPSRSTASRQSRRSRSQRDRERRRRTVNLPEERATSLSSGSDREDRGATKVLGPGEKEGRPGFGRHRPPRRRKRESVSCEEDIIDGFAIASFVSLEALEMDCSMKPGQHNDMLGRRNKGKRGPEENGGGPLSEPEEGVPHSYSSSCWNKCRNKRRKLEGHPLETGYICDTESDAGDKASDHDMDPVFTVSTRKVVEPPPSTVDKSCSGMPARSGVPRLMVTPRVSGLERSQEKSLDSHYPEAVSSSTSSASFSRLPSRSPASAAGPVPRPGSVNVNGGRHHNGSPPLSKPKPFLTLPGRSHTLYNRSNTPVKPPSVASSSSSMRPPTPSTSVSMSYIRGAGSSGPHRPPSRANSGALFTSSPGLPPPPPLLQGPSHSSAADQEMLRQNLNSHFLNAQEREGRRSAPGAEGSNAAAGRSTPGGASASSSTPGSTGRTSQNQPSVQPLAYQFHQHNHQHQHTHTHQHFTPFLHPTATAPPLFDKYPGKMDGLYRHPFFPQYPPPPSVPNIQPVIPPTGPFSSLQGAFQPKPLVPQGTGPDLSARLGVVPHHMQPKDHRKPGKWCAMHVYVAWMILSHQKKVKLMQADPHKLDFRSDLLARLPGAGGLGPMGPMGGPLPPSHDLTRPPGLFSATGAVNPSSAPFIAPSAPHSSFLAPPAHLDPYGRSPPFTPLGALGSSAFGGLGSPTLAGSMFGPKDSPANVVGSLSNASNHHDAWNRLHGTPAGFPAGPSWAKGSDKRDERDRAKDAERRDIPHIKDEKDRDNTLYGRPPVRMSPVAPSFKPRSSTPVSHINGHSSSLGPGGGPAEDTTRSLNRDRERERDRDGEKRPLPTVSSRGLPHGSSTLVADRDRPRSSSSSVLNTPPPASRSAQSPLDLYPRQLGPAVHVHHNEHPQRDGPHPTSSAASASVTSLSQAKKSDRTMTPVSKPPLVLAPVKVKEERKEEPEHIPISLPAPLPNNAFDRPNSHPHNHSSGTPSSSLSLTPTPGVPLPPPTPNPPSHLTLLDRSRALEAYLGSAAGSGLVMGPGGDRFAHGPPQGPPQGPHSFTWDPWRELAAQQHQQHRREAMALRSDPHLSLRSDPHLARLLQHQRFLEAERAAAVAHHPSTSAASSHAVRQELALMAHHFDRPHQLGPPGGGLMDEEQRAQILREDFERARFFGMHPHLPPGSHLSSPSHAATAAHLEQLHPGLLSHHLPPGAAAAAASQHHASLYSRLGPLNAHHVPNGILAKTPAGLVGALSMGAPPPLIPSIASRSSTPPRGSRLMGPGELTLFGAHKDGESR; translated from the exons ATGGAGGGTCCGAGCCGAAGCACTGCATCTAGGCAGAGCCGCCGCTCCCGTTCCCAGCGCGACAGGGAGCGGCGGCGGAGGACAGTCAACCTGCCTGAGGAACGGGCCACGTCCCTGTCGTCGGGCTCTGATCGGGAGGATCGCGGGGCCACTAAGGTCCTCGGACCGGGGGAGAAAGAGGGCCGGCCAGGTTTTGGTCGACACAGACCCCCGCGTCGGAGAAAGAGGGAGTCGGTGTCGTGTGAGGAAGACATCATCGATGGCTTCGCTATTGCCAGCTTTGTGAGCTTGGAGGCGTTGgag ATGGACTGCTCTATGAAGCCAGGCCAGCACAACGACATGCTGGGAAGGAGGAACAAGGGCAAGAGGGGTCCGGAGGAGAATGGCGGGGGGCCGCTGTCCGAGCCGGAGGAAGGCGTTCCGCACAGCTACTCCAGCAGCTGTTGGAACAAGTGTAGGAACAAGAGGAGGAAGCTCGAG GGACACCCGTTGGAGACTGGCTATATT TGTGACACGGAGAGCGATGCTGGAGACAAG GCCTCGGACCATGACATGGATCCAGTGTTCACCGTCAGCACCCGAAAAG ttgTTGAGCCTCCGCCCTCAACTGTGGACAAAAGCTGCTCGGGCATGCCGGCGCGGAGTGGCGTCCCACGCTTGATGGTGACGCCCAGAGTTTCCGGCCTGGAGCGGAGTCAGGAGAAAAGCCTTGATTCGCATTACCCGGAGGCCGTTTCGTCTTCTACCTCTTCCGCCTCCTTCTCCCGCCTGCCCTCCCGCTCCCCGGCCTCGGCGGCAGGGCCGGTTCCCAGGCCCGGCTCTGTCAACGTTAACGGCGGGCGGCACCACAACGGCAGCCCTCCGCTGTCCAAACCGAAGCCCTTCCTCACCTTGCCGGGACGCTCTCACACCCTTTACAACAg GAGCAACACTCCAGTCAAACCTCCGTCTGTTgcatcatcttcatcttccaTGCGCCCTCCAACTCCCTCCACCAGTGTCTCCATGTCCTACATCCGGGGCGCAGGGTCCTCGGGGCCCCACCGACCCCCATCGCGAGCCAACTCGGGGGCTTTGTTTACTTCCTCACCAGGCCTGCCTCCCCCTCCGCCTCTACTACAGGGCCCCTCCCACTCTTCAGCAGCAG ACCAGGAAATGCTGCGGCAGAATTTAAACTCTCACTTCCTGAACGCACAAGAGCGCGAGGGCCGACGCAGCGCTCCCGGGGCCGAAGGTAGTAACGCCGCCGCGGGTCGCTCCACTCCCGGCGGGGCGTCGGCGTCCAGTTCCACGCCTGGATCCACGGGTCGGACGTCGCAGAACCAGCCCAGCGTCCAACCGCTGGCTTACCAGTTCCATCAGCACAACCACCAGCACCAGCATACGCACACGCACCAACATTTCACGCCTTTCCTGCACCCCACGGCCACCGCACCGCCCCTG TTTGATAAGTATCCTGGCAAAATGGATGGGCTGTACCGGCATCCT TTCTTCCCGCAATACCCGCCGCCGCCCTCAGTGCCCAACATCCAGCCTGTGATTCCTCCCACCGGGCCTTTTAGCTCCCTGCAAGGAGCATTTCAGCCAAAG CCTCTTGTCCCTCAGGGAACCGGTCCGGATCTTAGCGCTCGCCTCGGGGTCGTGCCGCACCACATGCAGCCCAAAGATCACCGG AAACCTGGAAAATGGTGTGCTATGCATGTATATGTGGCCTGGATGATCCTGAGCCATCAGAAGAAAGTAAAG cTGATGCAGGCTGATCCTCACAAGTTGGACTTCCGCAGTGACCTGCTGGCTCGTCTTCCTGGAGCCGGTGGACTCGGCCCAATGGGCCCCATGGGAGGACCCCTGCCTCCAAGTCACGACTTGACCAGACCTCCCGGTCTCTTCTCAGCGACAG GTGCAGTCAATCCGTCCTCGGCACCTTTCATCGCCCCATCAGCGCCGCACTCGTCTTTCCTCGCCCCACCTGCACATTTGG ACCCGTATGGCCGATCTCCACCCTTTACCCCGCTGGGAGCCCTCGGTTCCAGTGCCTTTGGAGGACTGGGAAGCCCAACACTTG CAGGCTCCATGTTCGGTCCTAAGGACTCACCTGCCAACGTGGTGGGAAGCTTATCCAACGCTTCCAACCACCACGATGCATGGAACCGACTCCACGGCACGCCGGCAGGCTTCCCGGCGGGCCCCAGCTGGGCCAAAGGAAGCGACAAGCGAGACGAGAGGGACCGCGCCAAGGACGCCGAGCGGAGAGACATACCACACATCAAAGATGAAAAGGACAG AGACAACACGCTGTATGGCCGTCCACCTGTCAGGATGTCTCCTGTGGCGCCGTCCTTTAAGCCCCGCAGTAGCACCCCGGTCTCCCACATCAACGGCCACAGCAGCTCCCTGGGCCCAGGAGGCGGGCCTGCTGAGGACACGACTCGCAGTCTCAACAGAGACCGAGAACGCGAGCGGGACAGAGACGGGGAAAAGAGGCCGCTGCCGACAGTGTCTTCACGAGGGCTTCCCCATGGCTCTTCCACTTTAGTagcagacagagacagaccgcgctcttcctcctcctccgtgcTCAACACTCCCCCGCCTGCCAGCCGCTCTGCCCAATCACCACTGGACCTTTACCCCCGCCAGCTCGGCCCGGCAGTACACGTCCATCACAATGAACACCCCCAAAGAGACGGCCCCCATCCCACTTCCTCGGCGGCTTCTGCCTCCGTCACTTCTTTATCTCAGGCCAAGAAGTCTGATCGGACCATGACGCCCGTCTCCAAGCCGCCCCTGGTCCTGGCGCCGGTTAAAGTGAAGGAGGAGCGCAAAGAGGAGCCGGAGCACATCCCCATCTCCCTGCCTGCCCCGCTACCCAACAACGCTTTTGACCGCCCCAACAGCCACCCACACAACCACAGTTCTGGTACGCCCTCATCTTCTCTTTCACTGACTCCCACTCCGGGTGTTCCCCTCCCTCCGCCCACTCCCAACCCGCCTTCCCATCTTACCTTGTTGGATCGCTCCCGGGCCCTTGAAGCCTATTTGGGTAGCGCGGCAGGGTCCGGTTTGGTAATGGGCCCGGGTGGGGATCGTTTCGCCCATGGGCCACCTCAGGGACCACCGCAAGGTCCCCACAGCTTCACCTGGGATCCCTGGAGAGAGCTTGCAGCCCAGCAGCATCAGCAACATCGAAGGGAGGCAATGGCACTTCGTTCCGACCCGCACCTCAGCCTGCGTTCGGATCCCCACCTGGCGCGGCTCCTCCAGCACCAGCGCTTCCTGGAAGCGGAAAGGGCTGCGGCTGTTGCTCACCACCCTTCTACGTCCGCTGCCTCCAGCCATGCGGTCCGCCAGGAGCTCGCCCTCATGGCCCACCACTTCGACCGGCCTCACCAACTAGGACCGCCGGGAGGGGGCCTGATGGACGAGGAGCAGCGTGCACAAATCCTGCGGGAAGACTTTGAGCGGGCGCGCTTCTTCGGCATGCACCCCCATCTTCCGCCAGGCTCTCACCTCTCCAGCCCCTCTCATGCTGCTACCGCTGCTCACCTGGAGCAGCTGCACCCTGGCCTTCTGTCCCACCACCTGCCTCCAGGGGCCGCCGCAGCCGCCGCCTCCCAACATCACGCGTCTCTATACTCGCGTCTGGGCCCACTTAACGCACACCACGTGCCCAACGGCATTCTGGCAAAAACGCCCGCGGGTTTGGTGGGGGCTCTGTCAATGGGGGCGCCGCCGCCTCTTATTCCGTCCATTGCCAGCCGGTCGTCCACGCCGCCCCGTGGTTCCAGACTGATGGGCCCCGGCGAGCTGACGCTGTTCGGCGCCCACAAAGACGGAGAGTCCAGATAG